One part of the Streptomyces nigra genome encodes these proteins:
- a CDS encoding AAA family ATPase, with protein MDFGTQGPEAPADLAWLRGVDAYTMGAYPQAEEEFRTAVRIDPGMADGWLGLHALRVDTTTALLRMFRHRDRFGEQRARHRRTLNSWYWLGWWVQPVLESPRDLLLAHASHWLDGRHVPELDRALAGLPPVDTDHQVRFLHACRAYLVKDWEQLVRHTDPLLDDPMLGIEAGLFGGMARVRLEMYGQAEPLLSAALMRCRSEQPQRKELRYWLARALEGTGRSAAALPLYRAVHRVDPAFMDTSARLAAIAEGDGYDDSADLAAITLAGFGQDVDGTEGLDPLFGVEGRDLRLSEPEPPAGPLPSVADPAVREKAAVPAQSLPAGPTDPALLEEALAELERMVGLEPVKRQVKALSAQLNMARLRAGQGLPVQPPKRHFVFSGPSGTGKTTVARILGRVFYALGLLGGDHLVEAQRADLVGEYLGQTAVKANELIDSALGGVLFVDEAYSLSNTGYGKGDAYGDEALQVLLKRAEDNRDHLVVILAGYPEGMDRLLAANPGLSSRFTTRVDFPSYRPLELTAIGEVLAAENGDLWDEEALDELRSIAGHVVDQGWIDELGNGRFLRTLYEKSCAYRDLRLSTYPGALTREELATLRLPDLMQAYGEVLSGRGPQDPSAR; from the coding sequence ATGGACTTCGGCACGCAGGGCCCGGAGGCCCCGGCCGACCTCGCCTGGCTGCGAGGTGTGGACGCCTACACGATGGGAGCGTATCCGCAGGCGGAGGAGGAGTTCCGCACCGCGGTGCGGATCGATCCCGGGATGGCCGACGGCTGGCTGGGCCTGCACGCGCTGCGGGTGGACACGACGACCGCGCTGCTGCGGATGTTCCGGCACCGGGACCGCTTCGGGGAGCAGCGCGCCCGGCACCGCCGTACGCTCAACTCCTGGTACTGGCTGGGCTGGTGGGTGCAGCCGGTGCTGGAGAGCCCGCGCGATCTGCTGCTGGCCCACGCCTCGCACTGGCTGGACGGACGGCACGTCCCCGAGCTGGACCGCGCGCTCGCCGGGCTGCCGCCCGTGGACACCGACCACCAGGTCCGCTTTCTGCACGCCTGCCGGGCCTATCTGGTCAAGGACTGGGAGCAGCTCGTCCGGCACACCGACCCGCTGCTCGACGACCCGATGCTCGGCATCGAGGCCGGTCTGTTCGGCGGCATGGCACGGGTGCGGCTGGAGATGTACGGGCAGGCCGAACCGCTGCTCTCGGCCGCGCTGATGCGGTGCCGCAGCGAGCAGCCGCAGCGCAAGGAGCTGCGCTACTGGCTGGCCCGGGCGCTCGAGGGCACCGGCCGCTCGGCGGCGGCGCTCCCCCTCTACCGGGCGGTGCACCGCGTCGACCCGGCCTTCATGGACACCTCGGCCCGGCTCGCCGCCATCGCCGAGGGAGACGGGTACGACGACTCCGCCGACCTCGCCGCGATCACGCTGGCCGGGTTCGGGCAGGACGTCGACGGCACCGAGGGACTCGATCCGCTGTTCGGCGTCGAGGGACGCGATCTGCGGCTGTCCGAGCCCGAGCCGCCGGCCGGGCCCTTGCCGTCGGTGGCGGATCCTGCGGTGCGGGAGAAGGCTGCCGTGCCCGCGCAGTCGCTGCCCGCCGGGCCGACCGACCCCGCGTTGCTCGAGGAGGCGCTGGCCGAACTCGAGCGCATGGTGGGGCTGGAGCCGGTCAAGCGCCAGGTGAAGGCGCTGTCGGCGCAGCTGAACATGGCGCGGCTGCGGGCCGGGCAGGGCCTGCCGGTGCAGCCGCCCAAGCGGCACTTCGTCTTCTCCGGCCCCTCCGGAACCGGCAAGACCACGGTCGCCCGCATCCTGGGCCGGGTCTTCTACGCGCTCGGGCTGCTCGGCGGCGACCACCTCGTGGAGGCCCAGCGGGCAGACCTGGTCGGCGAGTATCTGGGGCAGACCGCCGTGAAGGCCAACGAGCTGATCGACTCGGCGCTCGGCGGCGTGCTCTTCGTGGACGAGGCGTACTCGCTGTCCAACACCGGCTACGGCAAGGGCGACGCCTACGGCGACGAGGCCCTGCAGGTGCTGCTGAAGCGGGCCGAGGACAACCGCGACCATCTGGTCGTGATCCTGGCGGGCTATCCCGAGGGCATGGACCGGCTGCTGGCCGCCAACCCCGGGCTCTCCTCCCGGTTCACCACCCGCGTCGACTTCCCCTCGTACCGGCCGCTGGAACTGACCGCGATCGGCGAGGTGCTGGCCGCCGAGAACGGCGACCTGTGGGACGAGGAGGCGCTGGACGAGCTGCGGTCCATCGCCGGGCATGTGGTCGACCAGGGGTGGATCGACGAGCTGGGCAACGGGCGGTTCCTGCGGACGCTGTACGAGAAGAGCTGCGCCTACCGGGATCTGCGGCTGTCGACGTACCCCGGTGCGCTGACCCGCGAGGAGCTGGCGACCCTGCGGCTGCCCGATCTGATGCAGGCGTACGGCGAGGTGCTGTCGGGGCGGGGGCCGCAGGATCCGTCCGCCCGCTGA
- a CDS encoding hemolysin family protein — translation MSVLQLLFAALLVLANGFFVGAEFALVSVRRSQIEPLGTARARQVLYGLEHLPQMMAAAQFGITVCSLTLGAVAEPTVAHLLEPVFEWVRLPEGMIHPLTYVIALAAVVFFHLVIGEMVPKNLAMAAPEKVALWLSPGLVYFARFCRPITVALGAVANSILRLFRVEPKDEVEAVFTSEQLNRLVEDSGQAGLLDPEEQERLEDALELGSRPVTDVLLRRESLVTVSPSVTPGQIVALTARTGYSRFPVAAENGAGAFMGYLHVKDVLDLEESERAVPQHVWRPMTTLRSELPLDDALTVMRRAATHLAQVADASGRVLGLVALEDVLELLVGEVRDPAHRELPEGRVTGPRLSTGEPEEAMAG, via the coding sequence ATGAGCGTCCTCCAACTTCTCTTCGCGGCCCTGCTCGTGCTCGCCAACGGCTTCTTCGTGGGCGCCGAGTTCGCCCTGGTCTCGGTCCGCCGCAGTCAGATCGAACCGCTCGGCACGGCCCGCGCCCGCCAGGTGCTGTACGGCCTGGAGCATCTGCCGCAGATGATGGCCGCCGCCCAGTTCGGCATCACCGTCTGCTCGCTGACGCTCGGCGCGGTCGCCGAGCCGACGGTGGCGCATCTGCTGGAGCCGGTGTTCGAGTGGGTGCGTCTGCCCGAGGGCATGATCCATCCGCTGACCTATGTCATCGCGCTCGCCGCGGTCGTCTTCTTCCATCTCGTGATCGGCGAGATGGTGCCGAAGAACCTGGCCATGGCGGCACCGGAGAAGGTCGCGCTCTGGCTGAGCCCCGGCCTGGTGTACTTCGCCCGCTTCTGCCGGCCGATCACCGTCGCCCTCGGCGCGGTCGCCAACTCCATCCTGCGGCTGTTCCGCGTCGAGCCGAAGGACGAGGTCGAGGCGGTGTTCACCAGCGAGCAGCTGAACCGGCTCGTCGAGGACTCCGGCCAGGCGGGACTGCTCGACCCCGAGGAGCAGGAGCGGCTCGAGGACGCCCTGGAGCTGGGCTCGCGCCCGGTGACGGACGTCCTGCTCCGGCGCGAGTCGCTGGTCACCGTCAGCCCCTCGGTCACCCCCGGCCAGATCGTCGCCCTCACCGCCCGCACCGGCTACTCCCGGTTCCCGGTCGCGGCAGAGAACGGCGCCGGCGCCTTCATGGGCTATCTGCATGTGAAGGACGTCCTGGACCTGGAGGAGTCCGAGCGGGCGGTGCCGCAGCACGTGTGGCGCCCGATGACGACCCTGCGCTCCGAACTGCCCCTGGACGACGCCCTGACCGTCATGCGCCGGGCCGCCACCCATCTGGCCCAGGTGGCCGACGCGTCCGGCCGGGTCCTCGGCCTGGTCGCGCTGGAGGACGTACTGGAGCTGCTGGTGGGCGAGGTCCGCGACCCGGCCCACCGGGAGCTGCCGGAGGGCCGGGTCACCGGTCCCCGGCTCAGCACGGGAGAACCGGAGGAGGCCATGGCCGGCTGA
- a CDS encoding hemolysin family protein, giving the protein MSTPLLLLAAAFLLILANGFFVAAEFGLVTVEATDAEQAAAEGDRRAHRVVASLRELSFQLSGTQLGITITSLVVGMLAEPALAQLLGGPFTAIGVPEGAVSGVAVVVGMLLASAVQMVIGELVPKNWAVSRPLQVARFVAGPQHVFARLFRPVIAALNSVANRLVRAMGIEPAEELASARTPGELVSLARHSAQAGALEQDTADLFVRTLSLGELTAQHVMTPRVKVSALQSSATAEDVVNLTRATGLSRFPVYRERIDEIVGMVHLKDALAVRSGDRLRTPLGRISRPALLVPETLPVQPLLGRLRSEQPIAVVVDEYGGTAGVVTLEDIVEEIVGEVRDEHDGQDLPELAAAPAEDGRPAWEADGSCRVDILQRIGLDVPEGPYETVAGLVADLLGRIPAVGDKAELPGWRLSVRRVGHYRAERVRLVRTGAVVEVAR; this is encoded by the coding sequence ATGAGTACCCCCCTGCTGCTCCTGGCAGCCGCGTTCCTCCTGATCCTCGCCAACGGTTTCTTCGTGGCCGCCGAGTTCGGCCTGGTCACCGTGGAGGCCACGGACGCCGAGCAGGCCGCCGCCGAGGGCGACCGACGGGCCCACCGGGTCGTCGCCTCCCTCCGGGAACTGTCCTTCCAGCTCTCCGGCACCCAGCTCGGCATCACCATCACCTCCCTGGTCGTCGGCATGCTCGCCGAACCGGCCCTGGCCCAGCTGCTGGGCGGCCCGTTCACCGCGATCGGCGTCCCCGAGGGGGCGGTGTCCGGTGTAGCCGTGGTCGTCGGCATGCTGCTGGCCTCGGCCGTGCAGATGGTGATCGGCGAGCTCGTGCCCAAGAACTGGGCGGTGTCACGGCCCCTGCAGGTCGCGCGCTTCGTCGCCGGCCCGCAGCACGTCTTCGCCCGGCTGTTCCGCCCGGTGATCGCCGCGCTGAACTCCGTCGCCAACCGGCTGGTCCGGGCCATGGGCATCGAGCCCGCCGAGGAGCTGGCGTCCGCCCGCACCCCCGGCGAGCTGGTCTCCCTGGCCCGTCACTCCGCGCAGGCCGGCGCCCTGGAGCAGGACACCGCCGACCTGTTCGTGCGGACCCTGTCCCTCGGCGAGCTGACCGCGCAGCATGTGATGACCCCGCGGGTGAAGGTCAGCGCGCTCCAGTCGTCGGCCACCGCCGAGGACGTGGTGAACCTGACCCGTGCCACCGGCCTGTCCCGCTTCCCGGTCTACCGGGAGCGGATCGACGAGATCGTCGGGATGGTCCATCTGAAGGACGCACTGGCGGTCCGTTCGGGGGACCGGCTGCGCACTCCCCTCGGCCGGATCTCCCGCCCCGCCCTGCTGGTCCCCGAGACCCTGCCGGTCCAGCCGCTCCTCGGCCGGCTGCGCAGCGAGCAGCCCATCGCCGTCGTCGTCGACGAGTACGGCGGCACGGCCGGCGTGGTGACCCTGGAGGACATCGTCGAGGAGATCGTCGGCGAGGTCCGCGACGAGCACGACGGGCAGGACCTGCCCGAACTCGCCGCGGCCCCGGCCGAGGACGGCCGCCCCGCCTGGGAGGCCGACGGCAGCTGCCGTGTCGACATCCTGCAGCGCATAGGACTCGACGTGCCCGAGGGCCCGTACGAGACCGTCGCCGGACTGGTCGCCGATCTGCTCGGGCGGATCCCGGCCGTCGGCGACAAGGCGGAGCTGCCGGGCTGGCGGCTGTCCGTGCGCCGGGTCGGGCACTACCGGGCCGAGCGGGTCCGGCTGGTGCGCACCGGCGCCGTCGTGGAGGTCGCCCGATGA
- a CDS encoding PH domain-containing protein — translation MSELPPLPVTFRPGRTRVILLTAGAAIFVVIAAVALLLEKLGPGERLSFILTGALMFGVLALLARVRVVADEAGVTVVNIASRRRLAWAEIVQVNLRPGDPWVFLNLSDGTSLPALGIQPGIAKAKAIADARALRALAEARSVEGPQG, via the coding sequence ATGTCCGAGCTGCCCCCGCTTCCCGTCACCTTCCGGCCCGGCCGCACGCGCGTCATCCTGCTCACCGCGGGCGCCGCGATCTTCGTCGTCATCGCGGCGGTCGCGCTGCTGCTGGAGAAGCTCGGACCGGGGGAGCGGCTCAGCTTCATCCTCACCGGCGCCCTGATGTTCGGCGTGCTCGCCCTGCTGGCGCGTGTCCGGGTGGTCGCCGACGAGGCCGGTGTCACCGTGGTGAACATCGCATCGCGGCGCCGTCTGGCCTGGGCCGAGATCGTCCAGGTCAATCTGCGCCCCGGCGACCCGTGGGTGTTCCTGAACCTGAGCGACGGCACCAGCCTGCCCGCGCTCGGCATCCAGCCCGGTATCGCCAAGGCCAAGGCCATCGCCGACGCCCGCGCCCTGCGCGCCCTCGCCGAGGCCCGCTCCGTGGAGGGCCCACAGGGCTGA
- the hisG gene encoding ATP phosphoribosyltransferase: protein MLRIAVPNKGSLSGPAADMLHEAGYQQRRESKELRTVDPENDVEFFYLRPRDIAIYVASGQLDIGITGRDLLIDSGADAEEILPLGFARSTFRFATKPGTVGGDLNDLQGKTIATSYEGIVAKYLADHGVDASVVHLDGAVETAIQLGVAEVIADVVETGTSLRNAGLEVVGEPIMKSEAAVIRRTGAEPDDPKVQQFLRRLQGVLVARTYVMMDYDCRVEQLEKAVALTPGLESPTVSPLHNEGWVAVRAMVPAREAQRIMDDLYDIGARAILTTAIHACRL, encoded by the coding sequence ATGCTGCGCATCGCCGTCCCCAACAAGGGTTCACTCTCCGGCCCTGCGGCGGACATGCTGCATGAGGCCGGCTACCAGCAGCGCCGCGAGTCCAAGGAACTGCGCACCGTCGACCCGGAGAACGACGTCGAGTTCTTCTATCTGCGCCCCCGCGACATCGCGATCTACGTCGCCTCGGGCCAGCTCGACATCGGCATCACCGGCCGCGACCTGCTGATCGACTCCGGCGCGGACGCCGAGGAGATCCTGCCGCTCGGCTTCGCCCGCTCCACGTTCCGCTTCGCCACGAAGCCGGGCACCGTCGGCGGCGACCTGAACGACCTCCAGGGCAAGACGATCGCCACCTCCTACGAGGGCATCGTCGCCAAGTACCTCGCCGACCACGGCGTGGACGCCTCCGTCGTGCACCTCGACGGCGCCGTCGAGACCGCCATCCAGCTCGGCGTCGCCGAGGTCATCGCGGACGTCGTCGAGACCGGCACCTCACTGCGCAACGCCGGCCTGGAGGTCGTCGGCGAGCCGATCATGAAGTCCGAGGCGGCCGTCATCCGCCGTACCGGCGCGGAGCCCGACGACCCCAAGGTGCAGCAGTTCCTGCGCCGTCTCCAGGGCGTCCTGGTCGCCCGGACGTACGTGATGATGGACTACGACTGCCGCGTCGAGCAGCTGGAGAAGGCCGTCGCCCTCACCCCGGGCCTGGAGTCTCCGACCGTCTCGCCGCTGCACAACGAGGGCTGGGTCGCCGTCCGCGCCATGGTCCCGGCCCGCGAGGCCCAGCGGATCATGGACGACCTGTACGACATCGGCGCCCGCGCCATCCTGACCACGGCGATCCACGCCTGCCGCCTCTGA
- a CDS encoding phosphoribosyl-ATP diphosphatase: MSKKTFEELFTELQHKAAQGDPATSRTAELVEKGVHAIGKKVVEEAAEVWMAAEYEGKEAAAEEISQLLYHVQVMMVARGISLDDVYAHL; encoded by the coding sequence ATGTCCAAGAAGACGTTCGAGGAGCTCTTCACCGAGCTCCAGCACAAGGCAGCCCAGGGCGATCCCGCCACCTCCCGTACCGCCGAACTCGTCGAGAAGGGCGTCCACGCCATCGGCAAGAAGGTCGTCGAGGAGGCCGCCGAGGTCTGGATGGCCGCCGAGTACGAGGGCAAGGAAGCCGCCGCCGAGGAGATCTCGCAGCTGCTCTACCACGTCCAGGTGATGATGGTCGCCCGCGGGATCTCCCTGGACGACGTCTACGCCCACCTCTGA
- the ribH gene encoding 6,7-dimethyl-8-ribityllumazine synthase — protein sequence MSGKGAPELSVRNVGDLRVAVIAAQWHEKVMDGLVDGALRALHDLGIDEPTLLRVPGSWELPVVAKVLAGRGYDAIVALGVVIRGGTPHFEYVCQGVTQGLTQVSVDTGVPVGFGVLTCDTEEQALDRAGIEGSSEDKGHEAVTAAVATAATLRSVSEPWR from the coding sequence GTGAGCGGCAAGGGCGCACCGGAGCTGTCCGTACGCAATGTGGGTGACCTGCGGGTCGCCGTCATCGCGGCGCAGTGGCACGAGAAGGTGATGGACGGACTGGTCGACGGCGCGCTGCGCGCCCTGCACGACCTGGGGATCGACGAGCCGACCCTGCTCAGGGTCCCCGGCAGCTGGGAGCTGCCGGTCGTCGCCAAGGTCCTCGCGGGCCGCGGCTACGACGCGATCGTGGCGCTGGGTGTCGTCATCCGCGGCGGCACCCCCCACTTCGAGTACGTGTGCCAGGGCGTCACCCAGGGCCTCACCCAGGTCTCGGTCGACACCGGCGTCCCCGTCGGGTTCGGCGTGCTGACCTGCGACACCGAGGAGCAGGCCCTGGACCGGGCCGGGATCGAGGGCTCCTCCGAGGACAAGGGGCACGAGGCGGTCACCGCGGCCGTGGCCACGGCGGCGACCCTGCGCTCAGTATCCGAACCCTGGCGCTGA
- a CDS encoding bifunctional 3,4-dihydroxy-2-butanone-4-phosphate synthase/GTP cyclohydrolase II produces the protein MTAAPILYSAESAEDLRLDPIERAIADIAAGRPVVVVDDEDRENEGDLVIAAEHATPEIVAFMMSECRGLICAPMEPDELDRLELPQMVADNTESMKTAFTVSVDASAEHGVTTGISASDRSTTLQLLASGTAQPSDLVRPGHIFPLRARPGGVLVRDGHTEAAVDLARLAGLRPAGAIVEIAGEDGEMLRLPELIPFARKHGLTIVSIADLVAYRREAEHPKAVEPTAPDDERLAADSTVRREAEVHLPTAHGTFTAYGYRSTVDGVEHVALVHGEIGDGEDVVVRVHSECLTGDVFGSQRCDCGPQLEAALDRIQEEGRGVVVYLRGHEGRGIGLMSKLRAYELQERGRDTLDANLELGLPADARDYGAGARILADLGVRSVRLLTNNPDKSDALLAHGIQVAEREPMPVQAGEHNLRYLRTKRDRMGHDLPWLDPEPVVPAPTTLSTCTTQ, from the coding sequence ATGACCGCGGCACCGATTCTGTACAGCGCCGAGAGCGCCGAGGACCTGCGGCTCGACCCGATCGAGCGCGCCATCGCCGACATCGCGGCCGGCCGGCCCGTCGTGGTCGTCGACGACGAGGACCGCGAGAACGAGGGCGACCTCGTCATCGCCGCCGAACACGCGACCCCCGAGATCGTCGCCTTCATGATGAGCGAGTGCCGCGGACTGATCTGCGCGCCCATGGAGCCCGACGAGCTCGACCGGCTCGAACTGCCGCAGATGGTGGCGGACAACACCGAGTCGATGAAGACGGCGTTCACGGTCTCCGTCGACGCCTCGGCCGAACACGGTGTCACCACCGGCATCTCCGCCTCCGACCGGTCCACCACGCTGCAACTCCTCGCGAGCGGCACGGCCCAGCCGTCGGACCTCGTCCGCCCCGGCCACATCTTCCCGCTGCGCGCCCGGCCCGGCGGCGTCCTCGTCCGCGACGGACACACCGAGGCCGCCGTCGACCTGGCCCGGCTCGCCGGACTGCGCCCGGCCGGCGCCATCGTGGAGATCGCCGGCGAGGACGGCGAGATGCTGCGGCTGCCCGAGCTGATCCCGTTCGCCCGCAAGCACGGCCTGACCATCGTCTCCATCGCCGACCTGGTCGCCTACCGTCGCGAGGCCGAGCACCCGAAGGCCGTCGAGCCGACCGCCCCGGACGACGAGCGGCTCGCCGCCGACTCCACCGTCCGGCGTGAGGCCGAGGTCCATCTCCCCACCGCCCACGGCACGTTCACCGCCTACGGCTACCGCTCCACCGTCGACGGCGTCGAGCATGTCGCCCTCGTCCACGGCGAGATCGGCGACGGCGAGGACGTCGTGGTCCGCGTCCACTCCGAATGCCTCACCGGCGACGTCTTCGGCTCCCAGCGCTGCGACTGCGGCCCCCAGCTGGAGGCCGCCCTGGACCGCATCCAGGAGGAGGGCCGCGGTGTCGTCGTCTACCTGCGCGGCCACGAGGGCCGGGGCATCGGCCTGATGTCCAAGCTGCGCGCCTACGAGCTTCAAGAGCGCGGCCGCGACACCCTCGACGCCAACCTGGAGCTCGGCCTGCCCGCCGACGCCCGCGACTACGGCGCCGGCGCGCGCATCCTGGCCGACCTCGGGGTGCGCAGCGTCCGTCTGCTGACCAACAACCCCGACAAGTCCGACGCCCTGCTCGCCCACGGCATCCAGGTCGCCGAGCGGGAGCCGATGCCCGTCCAGGCGGGCGAGCACAATCTGCGGTACCTGCGCACCAAGCGCGACCGGATGGGGCACGACCTGCCCTGGCTGGACCCCGAGCCCGTGGTCCCGGCCCCCACCACCCTGTCCACCTGCACCACGCAGTAG
- a CDS encoding nicotinamide mononucleotide transporter family protein has product MNSLNSEAFTLFGQHILWSDMIGNLFGLAALALGWRRSLWTWPVQFLAGLILFGAFFGHLTGSAGKQAVVMVVALYGWWQWQRGKGRGEDGHIAVRFATWPERAAMLGAAAVGTVGVALLFRAYPTLSWDPWPDAYIFVGTVVAMYAQARGMVEFWFAWLLVDLVGVPLNFANGYAFSGFVYVIYGALVLWGMRDWWLRSRNGARPVLEGAPA; this is encoded by the coding sequence GTGAACTCCCTGAACTCCGAGGCCTTCACGCTGTTCGGCCAGCACATCCTCTGGTCGGACATGATCGGCAACCTCTTCGGCCTGGCCGCCCTCGCCCTCGGCTGGCGGCGCTCCCTGTGGACCTGGCCCGTGCAGTTCCTCGCCGGACTGATCCTCTTCGGCGCCTTCTTCGGGCACCTCACCGGCAGCGCCGGCAAGCAGGCCGTCGTCATGGTCGTCGCCCTGTACGGCTGGTGGCAGTGGCAGCGCGGCAAGGGCCGCGGCGAGGACGGCCACATCGCCGTCCGGTTCGCCACCTGGCCCGAGCGAGCGGCCATGCTCGGCGCCGCCGCCGTCGGCACCGTCGGGGTCGCGCTGCTGTTCAGGGCGTACCCGACCCTGTCCTGGGACCCCTGGCCCGACGCCTACATCTTCGTCGGCACCGTCGTCGCCATGTACGCCCAGGCGCGCGGCATGGTCGAGTTCTGGTTCGCCTGGCTCCTCGTCGACCTCGTCGGCGTCCCCCTCAACTTCGCCAACGGCTACGCCTTCTCCGGCTTCGTCTACGTCATCTACGGCGCACTCGTCCTGTGGGGCATGCGCGACTGGTGGCTGCGCTCCCGCAACGGCGCGCGGCCCGTCCTGGAAGGAGCGCCGGCATGA
- a CDS encoding riboflavin synthase gives MFTGIVEELGHVTAVETLGDACRFRLRGPVVTEGAKHGDSIAVNGVCLTVVDHEGDEFTADVMAETLKRSSLGALTVGSRVNLERPTAVGDRLGGHIVQGHVDGTGQVLERTPSEHWEIVKISLPADLSRYVVEKGSITVDGISLTVVDAGPDYFTVSLIPTTLDLTTLGHKRPGDPVNLEVDVIAKYVERMLGDRLSSEGTATR, from the coding sequence GTGTTCACCGGAATCGTCGAAGAGCTGGGCCACGTCACGGCCGTCGAGACCCTCGGTGACGCCTGTCGCTTCCGACTGCGCGGTCCCGTCGTCACCGAGGGCGCCAAGCACGGCGACTCCATCGCGGTCAACGGCGTCTGCCTCACGGTCGTCGACCACGAGGGCGACGAGTTCACCGCCGACGTCATGGCCGAGACCCTCAAGCGCTCCAGCCTGGGCGCCCTCACCGTGGGCTCCCGCGTCAACCTGGAGCGGCCCACCGCCGTCGGCGACCGGCTCGGCGGGCACATCGTCCAGGGACACGTCGACGGCACCGGTCAGGTCCTGGAGCGCACCCCCTCCGAGCACTGGGAGATCGTGAAGATCTCCCTCCCCGCGGACCTCTCCCGCTACGTCGTGGAGAAGGGCTCCATCACCGTCGACGGCATCAGCCTCACCGTCGTCGACGCCGGACCCGACTACTTCACCGTCAGCCTCATCCCGACCACCCTCGACCTGACCACGCTCGGCCACAAGCGGCCCGGCGACCCGGTCAACCTCGAGGTCGACGTCATCGCCAAGTACGTCGAGCGGATGCTGGGCGACCGCCTCTCCTCCGAAGGGACGGCCACCCGGTGA
- a CDS encoding SDR family oxidoreductase: MTTMLVTGGTGTLGRLVTERLRADGHEVRVLSRHAQPYAVDLRKGGPGLDAAMAGVDTVVHCASSPNGGDEEAARHLIAAARGAGVRHLVYISIVGVDRVPFGYYRSKHAVERLVEESGLGWTVLRATQFHDLLARMLGALAKLPVVLLPARVKDQPIEVAEVADRLAGLAEGEPAGRVADIGGPEVRTFDSLARSHLKATGRRRLVVSVPLWGAAYRAFRAGGHLAPEHAVGKGTFEEYLDRRSGHRG; encoded by the coding sequence ATGACCACGATGCTGGTGACCGGCGGGACCGGAACGCTCGGCAGGCTCGTCACCGAGCGGTTGCGGGCGGACGGGCACGAGGTGCGGGTGCTCAGCCGGCACGCCCAGCCGTACGCCGTCGACCTGCGCAAGGGCGGGCCCGGTCTGGACGCCGCGATGGCGGGCGTGGACACGGTGGTGCACTGCGCCAGCTCGCCGAACGGCGGGGACGAGGAGGCGGCGCGGCATCTGATCGCGGCCGCGCGCGGGGCCGGGGTGCGGCACCTCGTCTACATCTCGATCGTCGGCGTGGACCGGGTGCCGTTCGGCTACTACCGGAGCAAGCACGCCGTGGAGCGGCTGGTCGAGGAGTCCGGGCTGGGCTGGACGGTACTGCGCGCGACCCAGTTCCACGATCTGCTCGCGCGGATGCTGGGGGCGCTCGCCAAGCTGCCGGTCGTGCTGCTGCCGGCCCGGGTGAAGGACCAGCCGATCGAGGTGGCCGAGGTCGCGGACCGGCTGGCCGGACTGGCCGAGGGCGAGCCCGCCGGGCGGGTGGCGGACATCGGCGGCCCCGAGGTGCGCACCTTCGACTCGCTGGCCCGTTCCCACCTCAAGGCCACCGGCCGCAGGCGGCTCGTCGTGAGCGTGCCGCTGTGGGGCGCGGCGTACCGCGCCTTCCGCGCCGGCGGGCATCTCGCTCCGGAGCACGCGGTGGGCAAGGGGACGTTCGAGGAGTACCTGGACCGGCGGTCTGGCCATCGGGGCTAG